The Nematostella vectensis chromosome 6, jaNemVect1.1, whole genome shotgun sequence region ggtttctcaaaatttatttatataaagacaagatttGTATCTGAACAATATGGAACTAGATATACAATAGTAGGAAACATTGTGAACTGAAtaaaattttcatttcaacaaTGACTTTCTTGAtcagtattatattaaaaccagACTTAAATTCGAAAAAAATGTGACTACCCCTTTAATGAcaaaaaatgtgaccccccGTTTAATGACAGCccaaaaaatgtgacccccctAAATCCGCGCCCCCCAAAACGTAGCCCCCCCCTACATATTTGCCGGCCCCCCAGTAACTAATGACCGCTCCCTAAATAAGCTAATTCATTCGCGCAATTACTGTGAATTACATTTCTAGCGGAGCTCCTAAACTTGATATTGAAATTATGGaatgaaaataagcaaagttgtagtttggagctccgcttttagtcAGTACCTAAATCTATGTATCATCACAGTCTATGGACGACATTTGTCATTTTAATGTTCAGGTTTCTGTCTATCTCAGCACAAACTTGATTAATTTCACGAAGCTATCGGCGATTGGTTTTGTGTAATAATTATTTGAGCTCTGCTTTTAAGCAATGTCTGAATCTATATACATTCATTATTATAATACAAAAGAGTTGCATTATAAATGAAAACGTCGTGAAGGATGCACCGCACAAACCAATGTGATGGCGCACTTTGTTACACATGCAGTATTCAGTTTACTAATTACTAATTACTTACTCTGTGTCAGTTTACACTAGATTCCCATCCGTCACCATGATTGCTTTTAAAATGCTGATCTTGTACAATGGtgccaccacccccccccccctggaatGTCATAGGGTAAGGGTTATTAGAAAAGAAATCAGTAATACTTAAAAACTCACCGAAATTTCCTCATATGAGCGCGTCATCACTGCAATCAGCATGTTTAATACAATGATGACCACTAGTATCTGGAACAGTCCGAACAACAGCATGCCGGTCTCCTTGGTGATAGAAAATTCTTTGTCTTTTGTATCAAATGTGGCGAGTTCTGTCAAGCCGAACATTGACCAGAAAAGATTAAGAAATCCTGACTTGACACTGCAAGAGATTGAAGCACAGTAACCAAATTTGGATAAATGCAAGGGGACTTTTTTTTAAGCCATCTGAGTGTTGTATAGAAGGTAACATGTGGTTATGTGCGATACAAAAATGTGATCCCTCCAGACCCCACACCCCGTGGccaaaatttattttacagtAAATCACAAATCAACTTTAAAGGTTTTGCCATCTCATTAGAGTTAAAAATTGTTTCGCGCGCCCAATGTGGTATATCTGTTAGAAAGGTAATCAATGCtgctgaccacacccaaattGCTATACTTTAGGGTCAAAACTgatttgccgacgatcaccccgTCTGTTTTGTGGGGATTTTCCGGGGGTGGAGGTTAGGTAGGACAAAGGCAAGATGACGCCGGGTGCGCTTTAGGCGTGGTAAAGTAAGATGAAATGAGTCAGGGTATGACATAAAGTAAGTTGAATGTATTTACGTAACGAAGGTTAGCCAGAAGAAAACGAGATGagtacaccttttgctgttcaatgACGGGAAAGGGACATTTATTTGTGCCAAACGTTGTATCGTTAACGTGCACTGTACGTTCATCAACATCGCACAAAACATCCTTAGCGTGACTCGACCTTCAATAACAATGATTGAATATGCGCAAACATTCAATAGCATCAACGGACAATCCCGACTTTACAAACACGACTGGATCTTTTACCCCAACAAAAACGTCATTTTCATTTACGACGTTGCACCAGCGCACCATAACCCACTAGATACCGGCCCAAACACCCTAAAAAAGTTACCCCCTACAGTCCATTTCTCAAGAGGCATTACAACGTAATATAGGAACAGACACGGGAGCGAAATGTGGGCAATAGTTTTTAATAGATATCAAAATCAGGTATAAATGTCACttcaaaaatagaaaataacaCTAAACtaatgatattttcttttcttttatcgAACAAATGATTGTCAAATCACATTCATGAAAATTACCTTGATGAACATGATTGTCTGAAAAAGCTTGTTGATCGTCGCAGTTTATGTTAATAGCACTAATGAATTTTCTATTTCGTATAAGTGATTGTCATTAAACGCTACTGATTGTCCAGACGTGGAATATAATTTTCATTGCGCGCAAAAGAATGTTCGTTCCAATCGAATTGAATGTCCATTTGCGTTATTGTTTCTCCGTTGATGCTAATGAATGTTCACGAATATTCAAATTCGAAAGTCGAGTCCCGCTAAATGATGTTTCGTGCGATGTTAATGAACGTACAATACACGCTATCGATGTAACTTTTGGCACAAATGAAAGTCCCTTTCCCGTTAttaatgaacagcaaaaggtgtaattTTTCTCTCTCTTACGCTGAATATGGATGATCGGTGTCTACTGGTCTGGTGATGTTGACAAAATGCTGCTGCGATGTCTTATAGTGGGAGTACAGTTTCCTCAGGCTAAGTCCGAACGCCATGAAGAGTACAAAGAAGAACACGAAAAACTTTATCAAATCAGCAAATAGCATGTAAAGAGAAAGCTGCAGTGGCCCAAAAACATCGCTTACTTGGAGAAAGTTAGTCAAGTGAATGAAACTAAAGACCATGGCGAAGGCAAAAAAGCTATTAGCCAATAAAGACAATTGGCTTGAGCGCACTGCCAAATTCTTCAGGTGAGGCGGAGAGGTCTGTGGAGACAAATAAGCTGTTAAACAAAGACTGTACGAGATAAGGAACAGTACGACCATGAGAAGAGATATGATGTTCCACCATTGACGAATGTAGCGAAACGCGCCCTGGAAATATAAATCTTTCATCTCTTGAAGGAACAGTCCTAGAACAAATAGCAGTATTCCCCAGTctgcaaatgaaaaaaaagccaCTTTCATCCTCTGTCATGATTCACTAGCTTTTTATGAATGTCATCATATGTTTCTTAATTAGAAATAACTAAAACTCGAAATAACTAAAACTCTCTGAGTTAATAAATTATTACACACTCATAAATTTCCCAGTGTAATAACATTGGTctaatacactctttttttttataagaacctttttttataagaacgtcctgcctgagatttcaccaaatttaaagaacatgccgaggatTAGAtagaagaaattttttttcttttttagtcctgatgcatATTCAGGCTTAAAATGTCTTAAAATTAAGAACGGCCCATCCTCAActtaaaattagacgttcttataaaaaagagagtGTATCTGCCTTATAAAGCTTGATAACCTGATTACTGCGACGGGATCATCATTTCAGACATCAGATTCGAATGGacaaattaaaattgttttagaTGATCAGTTTAATAGTACCTACCAATTAAAACTGGGATAAGAGTGTAATCGGTGAAATGATCTTCAATTGAAGACATCGCCAGTGCAATCGCAAAGAGGACAAACGCACTAGTGTGGCTGTAAAACTTGACCGTTGGTGTCTTTAGTACGTTTGAGATGCGACAGTCAGGAGCAATGATATAAAAGAGTGCCAAGAAGGGTAGTAGAAGGGTGTGCCTCAACCAAAACAGTTTCCCAGTGTACCATGAACGGTACCTCCAAACTCTTGGCTCACGCTTGAACGTATAGATGCCGTGGTACAATATCTTGTCTAGACGGAGCTGGCTTTGCGGATGGGCAACCAGCTGAAATAAAGCCAGAATGACTTAGTACGTAGGTCCGATAGTTGGGATATGTAGAGTATAGATAGGGACTACGCCCGGAATTTCCTTTGAGTCACGTTTTACCCCTGACGATAAAGGCTTGTACTAGCAGGGTTGCAGGGGAGTAAAAACAGCACCTCACTACGTGCTCAAAGGTGCAAATAACAAATCATAGTTTGGCCCAAGAAAGCCAGGCCCCTACCGCACTCTACCGCACTGAAAGCTATATTATCTCTAGCATTGCAtagctgtagcaggcctcgaattatcggggaggggggagggggggggggggaggggcacgacacagaaacattaaaaaaaactatggggggcacagccacgcccctactagtcatttccttagacttttttttaaatattgtgtccccagtgccccaccccctgctacggccctgcattGAAATACTCTTGTTTTATTGCAAAAGATGAATGTAATGGTATTCAATGGATTTAAATATTTAGAGCCCTTTCTTGACTGTTTTGATGAACCGACCATTCAAAATACGATTTAAATTATATCAAGGCTAGTTTTGTTCTCGACTGTCTTTTTTGCAAACCCCTTCTCCCATCTCATTAAAAttgcaaagcaaagcaaaaaacAGTTACCTCATTCATGTCGTTTCGAATTGCTAAATTCAGCACGGACAGTTCTTTAAATGCTGTGTGCGAGCCCTCTACGTGCTTTTTATCCTTTTCGTAGACCCTTTGAATCTCAGGATAGACATCAAGGAGCACATTGGTTTCATCAGTAGTGCGGCACTGCTCAAGCAAATCTACCGCGAATCTCTGGCAGTCTTTAGAGATCTGTTTATAGTCATTATTGAATTCAAAATCACGATACATTTGATTCTTAAGCTTTTTGTTAAGCTCAAGCACGTGGAAGATGGGATGGAGTGCATCAGGGTTCATGATAAAGAAGTAGGATATGTACAGTGGACTGGCTAGCGCCCGGTAGGCATTGACTCGCAGATTAAAGGACAGTTCATTGGACAGTTCAAGACCAACACTGCAAAAGaaagaggtaaaaatagtTAGCATAAAGTACCTGACCGTTTCTCGATTAAAAGACCAATTTTTAGTAAGGGACTGTAATACGTGCCTGTTATATGTGCATGTATAAATGGGTGGGGGTTATTTTCGTAGAAGAGCGTGTGGCTTCTAAAGCACCCTACTTGATAAACTATGCAACAATACAGCCTAAGATATGATAAAAAGGGTATAGCCCCCTGTACGCCCCTGAAAGGCAACATAAGACCTGCTTGAGAGTGCCCTAATTTTATTTACTTGGTTCTGTTAAGctgttcatcatcatcatcctcatcatcatcatcatgaggCTCAAGCACGCGATAACCTTTGGACAAAAACAGTTCAATAATATCGAATTTCTCTAGGTGAACTGCCAGCATCAGAGGGCTCACAAAAGCTCCGGGCTTGACATCCTCGGGTCCGATATCTCCTCGCTTGCTACTGATATAGGGAAGCATCGTCTGAACGCAATCCTTGGAACCCTTTCTGACAGCGTTGAATAATGCTCCCCCAATTCTAGCCTGTTCATCGAGGAAAATCTTGAGAATATCACCGCGGTTCAGATCTATCGTGTCGGACAATAAAGCGCGCGTCACAAAATCCCGGGTTCTGAAGAGAAAATTTGGCCTCAGGTCGAAAAATGATCGCACTCCTTCGACGTCCTCGTTTAGAACCAAGTCAAACAATAGTTGCTCATCAGCAGAATAGCTCAGGTGGTCCATTTCTTTGTGTTCAAAGTGGCTTGAGGCTGCCATCTCTTAGACCATTCTCGCCAACAACGAGTTGATGATAACAGGGTTTAGTAATTTCGCTTTTTCCGGGTTGATTCACTGTTATTCTCTGCCACTTTATTCTATTTAAGGCCTGTGCTCCCTTTTATCCTGTTAGCTGCAGGGTCTTGGTGACGCAACGCTTAGCCTTAGCATGCAAGTTATCATGCGCCTTGCCATGAACTCGTTGCAATGAACGATGCGCAGCCAGCCCGTGAACTATTTTAGAAATTAGGTCACTaaattttcgcgattttgggacaataaaacaagaaaaagtgGGATTGACATGTgttataataatcaaaattgCAGCAAAGAGTAATGTCCTTCGTATTGAATAATCATGTGAAAACCCACTTGAAGTACCCTTTCTTCCTTATCGCTGAGTGTCTTGGTCACGCATGCGCGACGCTCAACATTAGCATGCAAGTTATAATGCGCCTTGCCATGAACTAGTAGCAATGAATGATACACTATTTTCTATTGATTTTTGAAGCTTGCACTTTGTGCGATAGCTACTACATAAGTCATTGGGGCCACGTAAAAATGGTTCTATATAAACCAACTCGTGGATGCTGGTAGTATGTTTCCGTAtatcttaaaaaaaggaaacctTTGGTGAAGAGAAACTTTCAGATTGATAATTGTATAAATTTATTACACTTAGCATTTACTAAATTTCTTAGAGTTTAAAAGAATGGGAACCCTGTTTATATAACTGGTGGCCGGCCATAAAGCGGAGGTCACAAATTCTTGGTCGTCACTGAAACAAAATTCTGGACTCAGGTCAAAAATTAATCACACTCCCTTGACGTCTTCGTTTAGAACAAAGTCAAACAAAAGTTCCTCATCAGAGCAGAGTGTACAGGTGGTTATTTTTTGGTTTTATATAGGCCACCATCCCCTAGAACATTCTAGCCAACGAGTTGATTATGACTGGGCTTCAATTAGAATCCACTTTTTCCGGGTTGATTCACTGTTATGCCACGATCGATAATTTGGACCGTTGCACTTGAAGTGCTCCCGTTTTTCCTTGTAGCTGTAGGTTCTTGGTGACGCAACGCTTATTCCTAGCCTGTAAAGTTATCATGCACCTTGCCACAAAGTAATTGATACTGAAGAAATACGCGTTCTCTGCGCTAATTCTTTTGATAGCTGCACTTTAGCGTGGGGTAGATACTATGCCATTAGATCTAAACATAAGAAACGCAGAGTGTTTGGGAAGCTATTTGCTTTTGTTGTGCGGGCAAGGGGCGTAGCAGGCTACAATTGTTATTTTCGGATGATGGAGCCGGTTCGTGAAGAGCGGATGTGTGTGTCTTTTACATGTACCAAAATATGTATAAAGCGTTATATAATCTATTGCATGAGAAAAGACtatattatacattttttgaaatttttgtATTCAATTTTGGGTCTCCTGTGGCAAAAAAACACCCCGGTCTCTACTTCTCCTTAGTCTCCCTCCTTCTCAATTTCCCCACAGGTAGCCCGTGTGGACGAGGCTACTTACAAGTATCAGTCAGCCTGTGGCAAATCGCGGGCGCAATGTTTATGTCTTTACTCACACAGGGAAAGAGACTTCgtttttttatacatttgGTCTCTATTTTTCTCGTTGACAGAGGTTAATGAggattgacattttttttaattccccCTGTCGTGTATTGTCTTTGAAGATGAGCAAAATTTTCGCCATTTCCGACTTGCATGTCGATATCCCAGCAAACAAACGCTGGGTCGAGTGTCTCTCGTCATCTCAATTCAGACATGACGTTATCATAGTAGCTGGTGACGTCACGGATAATATGGAGTTATTGAAGCAAGTTTTGGGAAATCTGAAAATGAAATTTCGAGAAGTTTGCTATGTACCAGGTATGTCGGTGAAACACTTATCTTTTATCTTCTCTTAGTTGACTCACAAACATCACACTACAAGGGAGgcggattgggtggatatccacccccctttttgagcaaaaaaattgaaaagttactttgtttgaagtgccatcgcctgcttgactttgccgACGTGACAATTGaattcagcgtgaagtattgttagatctGTGTGAcataccaagaaccactggttCGGTCACACCTATCAGAAGAtcggaaaggggggggggtgtgacTATGTACCTAGGGGAACGGGAATCTCCCAAAAATCACTTTTAAATATCCTATTCACTAGGTTGAAATATGTCGCAAAGACTTCAAACTACATATACTGAaaaatagcatatttttttcactcaCATGAATTATAGACTGCCAACTACATTACCTCCATATGTTGTTGTGTTTTGCATGTTTAAGTGAAAAAACATAATTAATTTGTGCTGAACAATGGAATATTCTTCCATGGTCATGTGATATGTAACATGAAATTTGCTTTGTAAGCTGGTCATGTTGTAGGAGTTgggttaaaataaaaaagtaattCGTACCCGATTATCACAGTTTTTCCTACGGTCACGCGACATGTGTGACGTCatgattgatttttttatccatATTGAAGGCAGCATAAACAATCCTTGGTCATCAAACACATCATCAGGACCCCAGGGTGTTGAGGTCATAGGCGTGAGAGCAAGGCAGACAGTCAAATAATAATGGCAACATGTTTGGGGTCATAGCTTGTAGGGGTCACAGGTTTAAGGCGTACTTGTCAGCtttcccgcattaggcgggagtctcaagattttggaccccttctcccacTCTCCCGCGTTAAGCACAGAATCGTGACATGTGTGACGTCatgattgatttttttatccatATTGAAGGCAGCATAAACAATCCTTGGTCATCAAACACATCCTCAGGATCCCAGGGTGTTGAGGTCATAGGCGTGAGAGCAAGGCAGACAGTCAAATAATCATGGCAACATGTTTGGGGTCATAGCTTGTAGGGGTCACAGTTTTTAGGCATACTTGTCAACTCTCCCACATTAGGCGgaagtctcaagattttggaccccttctcccacTCTCCCGCGTTAAGCACAGAATCTCCCGCTATTTAGCAATTTTTAACGCttttgaaaaattattctatagaaaagcgtcattttgcctattttctattaaaatatttaaaacaataactcCCTTGTGTAGCACAACTTATCTAAgaccctcgtgagatctataagtggatttgttcgtgaAGAGCTTTTCATACGACAAATGCCTGCAAGGTCATACCCACTCCTAAACccaaaatgaatataccccacccctcccccaaaaaaatcaagccttgagattttcggaggtatGTTTAGGTCTTCATTTTGTAGACACCTGACAGGAACATCAATGGGAGCATGCTCCTGAACAACTCCAAATGTGTAACATTTTCaggttttattttcatttgcttAAGTCTTGCAATCCCCAGCACTGTATTATTATAtgtataattttttctttactcTACTTAAGAAATGTCCCTTTTCTGCCCTTTATTTCAAATTTGCTGTCAT contains the following coding sequences:
- the LOC5521447 gene encoding short transient receptor potential channel 3 isoform X3: MAASSHFEHKEMDHLSYSADEQLLFDLVLNEDVEGVRSFFDLRPNFLFRTRDFVTRALLSDTIDLNRGDILKIFLDEQARIGGALFNAVRKGSKDCVQTMLPYISSKRGDIGPEDVKPGAFVSPLMLAVHLEKFDIIELFLSKGYRVLEPHDDDDEDDDDEQLNRTNVGLELSNELSFNLRVNAYRALASPLYISYFFIMNPDALHPIFHVLELNKKLKNQMYRDFEFNNDYKQISKDCQRFAVDLLEQCRTTDETNVLLDVYPEIQRVYEKDKKHVEGSHTAFKELSVLNLAIRNDMNELVAHPQSQLRLDKILYHGIYTFKREPRVWRYRSWYTGKLFWLRHTLLLPFLALFYIIAPDCRISNVLKTPTVKFYSHTSAFVLFAIALAMSSIEDHFTDYTLIPVLIDWGILLFVLGLFLQEMKDLYFQGAFRYIRQWWNIISLLMVVLFLISYSLCLTAYLSPQTSPPHLKNLAVRSSQLSLLANSFFAFAMVFSFIHLTNFLQVSDVFGPLQLSLYMLFADLIKFFVFFFVLFMAFGLSLRKLYSHYKTSQQHFVNITRPVDTDHPYSAVKSGFLNLFWSMFGLTELATFDTKDKEFSITKETGMLLFGLFQILVVIIVLNMLIAVMTRSYEEISNALLPPDTSQQSPKVAVKAALEYKSRRMIIKNIVDRYLRKRREEARADEVTLRHLKEMEKRMWTHMHKHWGLVPSSPPLSEHRKQSSSLHEETAYSDHQKSVTETLV
- the LOC5521447 gene encoding short transient receptor potential channel 3 isoform X1; this translates as MAASSHFEHKEMDHLSYSADEQLLFDLVLNEDVEGVRSFFDLRPNFLFRTRDFVTRALLSDTIDLNRGDILKIFLDEQARIGGALFNAVRKGSKDCVQTMLPYISSKRGDIGPEDVKPGAFVSPLMLAVHLEKFDIIELFLSKGYRVLEPHDDDDEDDDDEQLNRTNVGLELSNELSFNLRVNAYRALASPLYISYFFIMNPDALHPIFHVLELNKKLKNQMYRDFEFNNDYKQISKDCQRFAVDLLEQCRTTDETNVLLDVYPEIQRVYEKDKKHVEGSHTAFKELSVLNLAIRNDMNELVAHPQSQLRLDKILYHGIYTFKREPRVWRYRSWYTGKLFWLRHTLLLPFLALFYIIAPDCRISNVLKTPTVKFYSHTSAFVLFAIALAMSSIEDHFTDYTLIPVLIDWGILLFVLGLFLQEMKDLYFQGAFRYIRQWWNIISLLMVVLFLISYSLCLTAYLSPQTSPPHLKNLAVRSSQLSLLANSFFAFAMVFSFIHLTNFLQVSDVFGPLQLSLYMLFADLIKFFVFFFVLFMAFGLSLRKLYSHYKTSQQHFVNITRPVDTDHPYSAVKSGFLNLFWSMFGLTELATFDTKDKEFSITKETGMLLFGLFQILVVIIVLNMLIAVMTRSYEEISDNSDLSWKVSRTRMWMNWVDKGNVLPPPLNLIPNSKTLAAVFSLAYRTTLGKVSKVVLIPFIIMNALLPPDTSQQSPKVAVKAALEYKSRRMIIKNIVDRYLRKRREEARADEVTLRHLKEMEKRMWTHMHKHWGLVPSSPPLSEHRKQSSSLHEETAYSDHQKSVTETLV
- the LOC5521447 gene encoding short transient receptor potential channel 3 isoform X2; amino-acid sequence: MAASSHFEHKEMDHLSYSADEQLLFDLVLNEDVEGVRSFFDLRPNFLFRTRDFVTRALLSDTIDLNRGDILKIFLDEQARIGGALFNAVRKGSKDCVQTMLPYISSKRGDIGPEDVKPGAFVSPLMLAVHLEKFDIIELFLSKGYRVLEPHDDDDEDDDDEQLNRTNVGLELSNELSFNLRVNAYRALASPLYISYFFIMNPDALHPIFHVLELNKKLKNQMYRDFEFNNDYKQISKDCQRFAVDLLEQCRTTDETNVLLDVYPEIQRVYEKDKKHVEGSHTAFKELSVLNLAIRNDMNELVAHPQSQLRLDKILYHGIYTFKREPRVWRYRSWYTGKLFWLRHTLLLPFLALFYIIAPDCRISNVLKTPTVKFYSHTSAFVLFAIALAMSSIEDHFTDYTLIPVLIDWGILLFVLGLFLQEMKDLYFQGAFRYIRQWWNIISLLMVVLFLISYSLCLTAYLSPQTSPPHLKNLAVRSSQLSLLANSFFAFAMVFSFIHLTNFLQVSDVFGPLQLSLYMLFADLIKFFVFFFVLFMAFGLSLRKLYSHYKTSQQHFVNITRPVDTDHPYSAVKSGFLNLFWSMFGLTELATFDTKDKEFSITKETGMLLFGLFQILVVIIVLNMLIAVMTRSYEEISDNSDLSWKVSRTRMWMNWVDKGNVLPPPLNLIPNSKTLAAVFSLAYRTTLGKVSKNALLPPDTSQQSPKVAVKAALEYKSRRMIIKNIVDRYLRKRREEARADEVTLRHLKEMEKRMWTHMHKHWGLVPSSPPLSEHRKQSSSLHEETAYSDHQKSVTETLV